The Candidatus Izemoplasma sp. genome has a window encoding:
- a CDS encoding NAD-dependent epimerase/dehydratase family protein, translating into MKVLMIGGTGIISTAVCDEMVNRGINLTVMNRGTHNDILDDRIKTIVCDVNDEDAVNKALQDKDYDSIIDWIAFTEDDIERDIRLFKGKTDQFIFISSASAYQKPLPYIPITEDVPLDNPYWQYSKNKQLCEERLMKAHDETFNVTIIRPSHTYNEKMMIMQLKSHQKPFGIFKRIQEDKPIILPDEGLNLWTITYNKDFAKGFVDVVGNEKTYGEIYHLTSNTAYTWERIIEMYYKAFDKTPNLVYVPMDALLKVFPEFEGELKGDKDKSTTFDNTKIQSVAPHYSSGTHYWEIAPKVVEYYLDHPELQTYDEAFEEQYDALVERFQKKDE; encoded by the coding sequence ATGAAAGTATTAATGATTGGTGGAACAGGAATTATTTCAACCGCTGTTTGTGATGAAATGGTGAATCGGGGAATCAATCTTACTGTGATGAACCGTGGAACACATAATGATATATTAGATGACCGGATTAAGACCATTGTTTGTGATGTCAATGATGAGGATGCGGTAAATAAGGCGTTACAAGATAAAGATTATGACTCAATAATCGACTGGATCGCTTTTACTGAAGATGATATTGAGCGCGATATTCGCTTATTTAAAGGGAAAACAGATCAATTTATCTTTATTAGTAGTGCCTCAGCTTATCAAAAACCATTACCATATATTCCGATTACTGAAGACGTGCCACTTGATAACCCTTATTGGCAATACAGTAAAAATAAACAATTGTGTGAAGAACGGTTAATGAAAGCACATGATGAGACCTTTAACGTCACGATTATCCGTCCGTCGCATACATATAATGAGAAAATGATGATCATGCAGTTAAAGAGCCATCAAAAACCATTTGGTATCTTTAAACGCATTCAAGAGGATAAACCAATTATCTTACCTGATGAAGGACTTAACTTATGGACAATTACATATAATAAAGATTTTGCGAAAGGCTTTGTCGATGTCGTAGGCAATGAGAAGACATATGGTGAGATTTATCATTTAACTAGCAATACAGCTTATACATGGGAACGTATAATAGAAATGTATTATAAAGCATTTGATAAAACACCTAACTTAGTGTATGTACCAATGGATGCATTACTTAAGGTTTTTCCAGAGTTTGAAGGCGAACTAAAAGGCGATAAAGATAAAAGCACAACTTTTGATAATACGAAGATTCAAAGTGTTGCGCCACATTATAGTTCGGGTACACACTATTGGGAAATTGCCCCAAAAGTTGTTGAATATTACTTAGATCATCCCGAATTACAAACTTATGATGAGGCATTTGAAGAACAGTATGATGCACTTGTTGAGCGATTTCAAAAAAAGGATGAATAA
- the ruvA gene encoding Holliday junction branch migration protein RuvA: MYAYLNGTVTDILPNSVVIDVGGVGYDVLTPNPYEYNKNETTTIYVYQHVREDAILLYGFKDKDAKALFIKLLGVKGIGPKSAVAILASGNTNDVVHAIEVGNAKFLTKFPGIGPKASQQIILDLKGKLALDETSISSESITEVEAALKSLGYRAREIQKAIKDLDGSKPTDTLIKEALGKMLKK, translated from the coding sequence ATGTATGCATATTTAAATGGCACAGTTACAGACATTTTACCGAACTCCGTGGTCATTGATGTCGGTGGTGTGGGATATGATGTATTAACCCCAAATCCATATGAATATAATAAAAATGAAACAACGACGATCTATGTTTATCAACATGTTCGTGAAGATGCGATTTTGTTATATGGGTTTAAAGATAAGGATGCGAAAGCTCTATTCATTAAATTACTAGGAGTAAAAGGAATCGGGCCGAAAAGTGCCGTTGCGATTCTAGCGAGTGGTAACACCAATGACGTTGTTCACGCGATTGAAGTTGGGAATGCGAAGTTTCTTACAAAATTTCCTGGTATAGGACCAAAAGCAAGCCAACAAATCATTTTAGATTTGAAAGGTAAACTAGCGCTTGATGAAACCAGCATATCATCTGAATCCATCACTGAAGTTGAAGCGGCATTAAAATCATTAGGATATCGTGCTCGCGAAATTCAAAAAGCGATTAAAGATTTAGATGGATCAAAGCCAACAGATACATTAATCAAAGAAGCATTAGGGAAAATGTTAAAAAAATAA
- a CDS encoding JAB domain-containing protein, whose product MIKHETLFIGTLNSAIVHPRALFKKAVMASAASFVVCHNHPSGDPTPSNNDLKITKRIKENAKMMDIVFMDHVIIGEDKYFSFKEKGLL is encoded by the coding sequence TTGATCAAACATGAGACATTGTTTATTGGCACATTAAACAGTGCAATAGTACACCCGCGAGCCTTATTTAAGAAAGCAGTTATGGCATCAGCCGCATCATTTGTTGTCTGTCATAACCACCCAAGTGGAGACCCAACACCTTCCAATAATGATTTAAAAATCACAAAACGTATTAAAGAAAATGCCAAGATGATGGATATTGTTTTTATGGATCATGTGATTATTGGTGAAGATAAGTATTTTTCTTTTAAAGAAAAAGGGCTTCTTTAG
- a CDS encoding asparaginase, translating into MQNVALIYTGGTIGMTVDDKLHGAIPTLTPEEITNTLSGIEEFNHLFVEEFSRKQSPAITPKDMQRLSRLVQSYADRDDIAGVVIVHGTDTLEETAFYLHCTIRSNKPVVVTGSMKNASELGYDGVTNLFSSIRVCFSPLSMGKGTLVVLNDTINSAIEVTKTHTMSLDTFKSIEFGPLGIIDQGEVIYYREITHFKDYRLENRLVDDVYLIKAYAGMTGDIIDYLIEQEARGIVIEALGRGNLPPIMIDAVDRAINSGIFVVIVSRCVSGRVLDSYAYPGGGKDLVNRGCILGGSLNGQKARILLMLAISNDYDHDDICQLFSL; encoded by the coding sequence ATGCAAAATGTGGCATTAATTTATACAGGGGGAACTATTGGAATGACTGTCGATGATAAATTGCACGGTGCTATTCCAACATTGACACCTGAAGAAATCACAAATACATTATCTGGGATTGAAGAGTTTAATCATTTATTTGTTGAAGAGTTTTCACGTAAGCAATCGCCTGCGATTACACCAAAAGATATGCAGCGTTTATCGCGACTTGTCCAATCATATGCTGATCGAGATGATATTGCTGGTGTGGTTATTGTTCATGGAACCGATACACTTGAGGAAACGGCTTTTTATCTGCATTGTACTATTCGGTCGAATAAACCTGTGGTTGTTACTGGTTCAATGAAAAACGCAAGTGAGCTTGGATATGATGGTGTCACTAATTTATTTTCAAGTATCCGGGTATGTTTTTCACCTCTAAGTATGGGAAAAGGAACACTTGTTGTCTTGAATGATACCATAAACAGTGCCATTGAAGTCACTAAGACCCATACAATGAGTCTTGATACATTTAAATCAATCGAGTTTGGTCCACTTGGGATCATTGATCAAGGTGAAGTCATCTATTACCGTGAAATCACACATTTTAAAGACTATCGTTTAGAAAACAGACTTGTTGATGATGTTTATCTTATTAAAGCCTATGCTGGAATGACTGGAGATATAATTGATTATTTAATTGAACAAGAAGCACGTGGGATAGTTATTGAAGCTTTAGGTCGCGGTAACTTACCACCGATTATGATTGATGCGGTTGATCGCGCAATTAACAGTGGTATCTTTGTCGTCATTGTATCGCGCTGTGTCTCAGGGCGGGTACTTGATAGTTATGCTTATCCTGGTGGTGGAAAAGATTTAGTGAATCGGGGCTGTATTTTAGGCGGAAGCTTAAATGGACAAAAAGCGCGTATCTTGTTAATGCTTGCTATCAGCAACGATTATGATCATGATGATATTTGTCAATTATTCAGTTTATAA
- a CDS encoding UPF0758 domain-containing protein, which translates to MYMIKEMPHHERPREKMLHQGKELMSNVELVAIILRTGHQHKNVLELAKAIVYQKDSLQAVANMTVEELCNIKGIGTSKAIQLKAAFELGRRTAQEQSKQKLILSSPESIFSYIKHDVKSNTRTFYRSIFYNKRRIDQT; encoded by the coding sequence ATGTATATGATTAAAGAAATGCCACATCATGAACGTCCCCGTGAAAAGATGTTACATCAGGGCAAGGAACTCATGTCCAATGTTGAGTTAGTCGCAATTATTTTAAGAACTGGACATCAACACAAAAATGTATTAGAACTTGCTAAAGCTATTGTCTACCAAAAAGATAGTTTACAAGCAGTAGCCAATATGACTGTAGAAGAGTTATGTAATATCAAAGGCATTGGGACATCTAAAGCGATACAACTCAAGGCTGCGTTTGAATTAGGACGTAGAACCGCCCAGGAACAATCTAAACAAAAACTTATCTTAAGTTCTCCCGAATCTATTTTTTCTTATATTAAGCACGATGTAAAATCAAACACAAGAACATTTTATCGCTCTATTTTTTACAACAAAAGGCGCATTGATCAAACATGA
- the rplU gene encoding 50S ribosomal protein L21, which translates to MYAIIETGGKQVKVSEGSTIYVEKIDADVEETVTFDKVLLVGGEDLKIGNPYVDGVTVEGKVEKHGKQRKIIVFKMKPKKKYRRKQGHRQPYTKLTITKINA; encoded by the coding sequence ATGTACGCAATTATTGAAACAGGTGGAAAACAAGTGAAGGTATCAGAGGGATCAACAATCTATGTTGAGAAAATTGATGCTGATGTTGAAGAAACCGTAACGTTCGATAAAGTCTTACTTGTAGGTGGCGAAGATCTTAAGATCGGTAACCCTTACGTAGACGGTGTAACCGTTGAAGGTAAAGTCGAAAAACACGGTAAACAACGTAAAATCATTGTTTTCAAGATGAAACCTAAGAAAAAATATCGTCGTAAACAAGGACATAGACAACCATATACAAAACTTACAATTACAAAAATTAACGCGTAG
- a CDS encoding valine--tRNA ligase — MKELDKKYNHLQVEDGKYDFWKEGGYFKSGDLSKEPFTIVIPPPNVTGKLHLGHAWDNTMQDLIIRRKRMQGYDALYLPGMDHAGIATQAKVDAKLREQGISRYDLGREKFLDVAWEWKREYADHIREQWEALGISVDYDKERFTLDEGLNDAVTEVFVTLYNKGLIYRGERIINWDVQANTALSNIEVEHKEVKGAFYYFKYVLEDGDDFLEIATTRPETMYGDTALMVHPDDDRFKDYVGKKAYIPGTDRLIPIIEDEYVDREFGTGCVKVTPAHDPNDFEVGVRHDLDKILCMNEDGTMNAYAGKYQGMDRFECRKACVKDLQETGLCTKIEELVHNVGHSERTGVIVEPRMSKQWFVKMKPLSEQAVDQSEVEFVPKRFEKTFLHWMDGTLDWCISRQLWWGHRIPAWYRDGEVYVGKDAPEGEGWEQDTDVLDTWFSSALWPFSTLGWPEKTDDFKRYYPNDVMVTGYDIIFFWVARMIFQALEFTGESPFKYCLIHGLIRDRDGRKMSKSLGNGVDPIEIKEQYGMDTLRYFLTTNSAPGMDLRFEIEKVESSWNFINKLWNISRFVLMNLDDLAFDEIEIDTDKLTMADEWILTRLNETINSMDYNYEKFEFGEAARAIHTFSWEEFAAWYVEIAKIDLFGDDEARKQTVRSILAYVLLDIMKLLHPFMPFVTEEIYQKLPHDTDSIMVAKWPEAIEEFTNKSSKKHIEMIQEMIKHARNIRQKYDVAPSKPIDVYIKTSSDIQAVLKQNSSIIKRFINPETLVIDQDITLDKEVVSIVLTDVELLLPLGSLVDITKEIERLDNELSRLTGEIKRCEGMLSNKNFVEKAPEFKVNEEREKLADYKEQYNTVKARLEELKD; from the coding sequence ATGAAAGAGTTAGACAAAAAGTACAACCATCTGCAAGTTGAAGATGGAAAATACGATTTTTGGAAAGAAGGTGGGTATTTTAAGAGTGGTGATCTATCTAAAGAACCATTCACTATCGTGATTCCACCACCAAATGTCACTGGGAAATTACATCTTGGTCATGCATGGGATAATACAATGCAAGATTTAATTATCCGACGTAAACGTATGCAAGGCTATGATGCTTTATATTTACCAGGAATGGACCATGCTGGGATTGCGACACAGGCTAAAGTTGATGCGAAACTGAGAGAACAAGGTATCAGCCGTTACGATCTTGGTCGTGAAAAATTTTTAGATGTTGCATGGGAGTGGAAACGCGAATATGCAGATCATATTAGAGAGCAATGGGAAGCACTCGGAATTAGTGTTGATTATGATAAAGAACGGTTTACGCTTGATGAAGGATTAAATGATGCTGTAACTGAAGTATTCGTTACATTATATAATAAAGGCTTAATTTACCGTGGAGAACGGATTATTAACTGGGATGTTCAAGCGAATACAGCACTGTCCAATATTGAAGTGGAACATAAAGAAGTAAAAGGCGCTTTTTACTATTTTAAATATGTCTTAGAAGATGGCGATGACTTTTTAGAAATTGCCACAACACGTCCTGAAACAATGTACGGTGATACAGCTTTAATGGTACATCCAGATGATGATAGATTCAAAGACTATGTGGGTAAAAAAGCGTATATACCAGGGACAGATAGACTCATTCCAATTATCGAAGATGAGTATGTTGATCGTGAGTTTGGTACCGGCTGTGTTAAAGTTACCCCAGCACATGATCCGAATGACTTTGAAGTAGGTGTCCGTCATGACTTAGATAAAATTCTTTGTATGAATGAAGATGGCACCATGAATGCGTACGCAGGAAAATATCAAGGTATGGACCGCTTTGAATGCCGTAAAGCCTGTGTTAAAGACTTACAAGAAACTGGATTGTGCACAAAAATAGAAGAACTTGTTCACAATGTCGGACACTCAGAGCGTACAGGTGTTATTGTAGAACCACGCATGTCAAAACAATGGTTTGTTAAAATGAAGCCATTAAGTGAACAAGCTGTTGATCAATCAGAAGTTGAATTCGTACCTAAACGTTTTGAAAAAACATTCTTGCATTGGATGGATGGTACCCTTGATTGGTGTATATCACGTCAATTATGGTGGGGACACCGGATCCCAGCATGGTACCGCGATGGCGAAGTCTATGTTGGTAAAGATGCGCCTGAAGGTGAGGGATGGGAACAAGATACCGATGTATTAGATACATGGTTTAGTAGTGCATTATGGCCATTCAGTACCTTAGGTTGGCCAGAAAAGACCGATGACTTTAAACGATATTATCCGAATGATGTCATGGTTACAGGCTATGATATTATCTTCTTCTGGGTTGCGCGAATGATATTCCAAGCGTTAGAGTTTACCGGAGAATCCCCGTTTAAATACTGTTTAATTCATGGTTTGATTCGAGATCGGGATGGCCGTAAAATGAGTAAATCACTCGGTAATGGTGTTGATCCAATTGAAATTAAAGAACAATATGGTATGGATACCTTACGCTATTTCTTAACAACCAATTCTGCACCGGGTATGGATTTACGCTTTGAAATTGAAAAGGTTGAATCATCTTGGAATTTCATTAATAAACTCTGGAACATCTCACGATTTGTCTTAATGAATTTAGATGATCTAGCCTTTGATGAGATAGAGATTGATACCGATAAACTGACCATGGCTGACGAGTGGATTTTAACTCGATTAAATGAAACCATTAACAGCATGGATTATAATTATGAAAAATTCGAGTTTGGTGAAGCGGCTAGAGCCATTCATACGTTCAGTTGGGAAGAATTTGCGGCATGGTATGTTGAAATTGCTAAAATCGATCTCTTTGGAGATGATGAAGCACGTAAACAAACAGTCCGCTCAATCTTAGCATATGTTTTACTTGATATCATGAAGTTATTACATCCATTTATGCCGTTTGTGACAGAAGAAATTTATCAAAAGTTACCACACGATACTGACTCTATCATGGTCGCAAAATGGCCTGAAGCAATTGAAGAATTCACCAATAAATCATCGAAAAAGCATATCGAAATGATTCAAGAAATGATCAAACACGCACGTAATATTCGACAAAAATATGATGTTGCGCCATCAAAACCGATAGATGTCTATATTAAAACATCATCTGATATTCAAGCGGTACTTAAACAAAATAGTTCGATAATCAAACGATTTATCAATCCAGAAACGCTTGTCATTGATCAGGATATTACCTTAGATAAAGAGGTTGTTAGTATTGTTTTAACAGATGTTGAGTTGTTGTTACCACTGGGATCACTAGTTGATATTACAAAAGAAATTGAACGATTAGATAATGAGTTGAGCCGTTTAACCGGTGAAATAAAACGCTGTGAAGGGATGCTGTCAAATAAGAACTTTGTTGAAAAAGCACCTGAGTTTAAAGTCAATGAAGAACGTGAAAAACTAGCGGACTATAAAGAGCAATACAATACAGTTAAAGCACGTTTAGAGGAACTTAAAGACTAA
- the obgE gene encoding GTPase ObgE, with translation MFVDVAKINVSSGKGGDGIVAFRREKYVPKGGPAGGDGGKGGSVIFVGNEGMSTLIDLKYNKILKAEDGENGKPKRMHGADAEDLVVDVPLGTTIYNVETNTVIGDITRHEQEVVVCKGGRGGRGNVQFTTSKNTAPEIAEKGEPGETLDIRVELKVLADVGLVGLPSVGKSTLISVVSNSKPKVAAYHFTTLQPNLGVVKVDNDRSFVMADLPGLIEGASLGQGLGHQFLRHIERTRVILHLIDMGATEGRDPYQDYVKINEELKAYKYDLMSRPQIIVANKMDVPGAEDNLELFKAELEGDIPIIPISAVTRDNVQQLLYKTADLLETAPTLHDMQSDREEDVVEYTFEKKEKPFEINLGDDGIYEVTGTTLKRIFEMTDFTKDQGVKRFARQLRQLGVDHALRERGVKHGDTVRIFDFEFEFID, from the coding sequence ATGTTTGTAGATGTAGCAAAAATAAATGTTTCGTCAGGAAAAGGTGGCGATGGTATTGTTGCCTTTAGACGAGAAAAGTATGTCCCTAAAGGAGGACCTGCTGGTGGTGATGGTGGTAAAGGTGGTAGTGTGATTTTTGTTGGTAATGAAGGGATGTCCACACTCATCGACTTGAAATATAATAAAATTTTAAAAGCTGAAGACGGAGAAAACGGTAAACCAAAACGGATGCATGGTGCGGACGCTGAGGACTTAGTTGTTGACGTTCCACTAGGAACGACCATCTATAATGTTGAGACCAACACCGTCATTGGCGATATTACGCGTCATGAACAAGAAGTTGTTGTATGTAAAGGTGGACGTGGTGGACGTGGTAATGTCCAATTTACCACTAGTAAAAATACAGCACCAGAAATCGCTGAAAAAGGTGAACCTGGAGAAACCCTTGATATTCGTGTTGAACTAAAGGTTTTAGCGGATGTTGGACTAGTTGGATTACCAAGTGTTGGTAAATCAACTTTAATTAGTGTTGTGTCTAACTCAAAGCCAAAAGTTGCGGCGTATCACTTTACGACATTGCAACCTAATTTAGGTGTTGTTAAAGTAGACAATGATCGTTCATTTGTAATGGCGGACTTACCAGGGTTGATTGAAGGCGCTAGTTTAGGTCAAGGACTCGGTCATCAATTTTTACGTCATATTGAACGTACACGGGTGATTCTCCATTTAATTGACATGGGTGCTACAGAAGGTAGAGACCCTTATCAAGATTATGTCAAAATCAACGAGGAATTGAAAGCATATAAATACGACTTAATGTCGCGCCCACAAATTATTGTGGCAAATAAAATGGATGTGCCAGGCGCAGAGGATAACTTAGAGTTATTTAAAGCAGAACTTGAAGGGGATATTCCGATTATCCCAATAAGTGCCGTAACAAGAGACAATGTTCAACAATTACTGTATAAAACGGCTGATTTACTTGAAACAGCACCAACCTTGCATGACATGCAATCTGATCGTGAGGAAGATGTTGTTGAATATACTTTTGAGAAGAAAGAAAAACCATTTGAGATCAATCTTGGTGATGATGGCATCTATGAAGTCACAGGAACAACCTTAAAACGTATCTTTGAAATGACTGATTTCACGAAAGACCAGGGTGTTAAACGTTTTGCTCGCCAGTTACGACAACTAGGTGTTGATCACGCATTGCGTGAACGTGGCGTTAAACACGGTGACACAGTACGTATCTTTGATTTTGAATTTGAGTTTATAGATTAA
- the rpmA gene encoding 50S ribosomal protein L27 — translation MASKKGVGSTKNGRDSESKRLGAKVADGQFCSAGSIIYRQRGTKVHPGNNVGIGGDDTLYSKVDGVVKYERIGRNRKQASVYPE, via the coding sequence ATGGCTTCTAAAAAAGGGGTTGGGTCGACTAAGAATGGTCGTGACAGTGAGTCAAAACGCTTAGGAGCTAAAGTAGCTGATGGTCAATTCTGTAGTGCGGGTTCTATCATTTATCGTCAACGTGGAACAAAAGTTCATCCAGGTAACAATGTAGGGATCGGCGGAGACGATACCCTATATAGTAAAGTAGATGGCGTTGTAAAATACGAGCGAATTGGTAGAAATCGGAAACAAGCTTCCGTATATCCAGAATAA
- a CDS encoding folylpolyglutamate synthase/dihydrofolate synthase family protein has protein sequence MFQTIDSAIAWIESVKKFGSKLDLSRMELACELLGHPEKDLNVIHIAGTNGKGSTVAFLNAMLREAGYHVGTFTSPYIVRFNERITLDDTPIPDDELLFYINEMHALHHKVLNEYNQVITFFELVTLISFCYFHENKPDFVIYEVGLGGRLDATNVVQPLATAITSISYDHMGVLGDTLESIALNKLGIVKDSVPLISTVDQPELKPLFEHVTSEHNAPYFPVDIKRIEKGLCTNKNCFRFEGMTYEIPLLGSHQPNNAVLAIALMQLLKKEMYITFDDEMIHKGLKAAKWPGRMEQFGNTFLDGAHNIGGIKALKETVMSLFHDRTIHVLYTSMADKEYYDIIQVIEQFADTITFTQFDYPRCEKAKILFDVSTHPKRDYVVDAHQAYDALLQTYPDDIIIITGSLYFISYMRHYLTD, from the coding sequence ATGTTTCAAACGATTGATTCAGCAATTGCTTGGATTGAGTCAGTAAAAAAGTTCGGAAGCAAACTAGATTTATCTCGAATGGAACTTGCCTGTGAATTGCTTGGCCATCCTGAGAAAGATCTGAATGTCATTCATATTGCTGGCACTAACGGAAAAGGCTCAACGGTCGCCTTTCTAAATGCCATGTTGCGTGAGGCTGGATATCATGTGGGGACATTTACAAGCCCTTATATTGTGCGATTCAATGAGCGCATTACACTAGATGATACGCCAATACCAGATGATGAATTACTTTTCTACATTAATGAAATGCACGCATTGCATCATAAAGTTTTGAACGAATATAATCAAGTGATCACATTCTTTGAACTTGTCACTTTAATATCATTTTGTTATTTTCATGAGAACAAACCTGACTTTGTGATTTATGAAGTTGGTTTAGGTGGCAGGTTGGATGCGACAAATGTTGTTCAACCACTTGCTACAGCAATCACATCGATCAGCTATGATCATATGGGAGTTTTAGGAGACACCCTTGAATCCATTGCCCTGAACAAGTTGGGTATTGTAAAGGACAGTGTACCTCTCATATCAACCGTTGATCAACCTGAATTAAAACCGTTATTTGAACATGTCACCTCAGAACACAATGCCCCGTATTTTCCAGTTGATATAAAACGTATAGAAAAAGGTTTGTGCACTAACAAAAACTGTTTCCGTTTTGAAGGGATGACATATGAGATTCCTTTATTAGGCAGTCATCAACCTAATAATGCAGTATTAGCAATTGCGTTGATGCAACTGCTTAAAAAAGAAATGTATATTACATTTGATGATGAAATGATTCATAAGGGACTTAAAGCCGCAAAGTGGCCAGGACGTATGGAACAGTTTGGTAATACATTTTTAGATGGTGCCCACAATATAGGGGGAATAAAAGCTTTAAAAGAAACGGTGATGTCTTTATTCCATGATCGGACAATACATGTATTGTACACATCCATGGCCGATAAAGAATATTATGATATTATCCAGGTGATTGAACAATTTGCAGATACAATAACATTTACTCAGTTTGATTACCCGCGGTGTGAAAAAGCAAAAATTCTATTTGATGTTTCGACACACCCTAAACGTGATTATGTTGTTGATGCGCATCAAGCCTATGATGCGTTATTGCAAACCTATCCCGATGATATTATTATAATTACCGGAAGTTTATACTTTATTAGTTACATGCGACATTACTTAACAGACTAA
- a CDS encoding GNAT family N-acetyltransferase, whose amino-acid sequence MIELANEKDLHILDDIAKRAIVDMQANNIPQWTLDYPREKDFRQDIALNQLYIVKRNRQIVGFSVIRKENDRAYQTIDTWHKDNSLVIHRLVVDPDHQHKGVGTELFTYAKKQCLSGDYESIKIDTHPDNYRMKALILKQGFEARGYLETIHRDAYEWVVREHIKDNVMKRVVILGASGTGKTTLCRMIANKYNLDMLHLDQMYWLKDWQNLSKEAFNRKMNHYLTTHHRWAIDGNYTNNAHFDKRLQLASTIIFLDYGTQAALKGIHERAEKYKYRTRSDMAEGCIEGIDQIFLQYVAFFDDKARKIKAYINQFKEDKNVLIFQSRQELMTWFNRH is encoded by the coding sequence ATGATTGAATTAGCCAACGAAAAAGACTTACATATCCTTGATGATATAGCTAAACGGGCTATTGTGGATATGCAAGCAAACAATATTCCACAATGGACTCTAGATTACCCACGGGAAAAAGACTTTAGGCAAGATATAGCGTTAAATCAACTCTATATTGTAAAGCGTAACCGTCAAATTGTGGGTTTTTCTGTGATTCGTAAAGAAAATGATAGGGCATATCAAACGATAGATACCTGGCATAAAGATAATAGTTTAGTCATACACCGTTTGGTGGTTGATCCCGACCATCAACATAAAGGTGTAGGCACTGAATTGTTTACCTATGCAAAGAAACAATGTTTATCAGGAGATTACGAGTCGATTAAAATTGATACCCACCCAGACAACTATAGAATGAAAGCTTTAATCCTTAAACAAGGCTTTGAAGCAAGAGGATATTTAGAAACAATCCACCGCGATGCCTATGAATGGGTAGTTCGTGAACACATTAAAGACAATGTGATGAAGCGTGTTGTGATCTTAGGTGCCAGTGGTACAGGGAAAACAACCCTATGTCGTATGATTGCCAATAAGTATAACCTAGATATGTTGCATCTTGATCAAATGTATTGGTTAAAAGATTGGCAGAATCTCAGTAAAGAAGCATTTAATCGTAAAATGAATCACTATTTAACTACTCATCATCGCTGGGCGATTGATGGAAATTACACGAACAATGCCCACTTTGATAAACGCCTGCAACTCGCATCAACCATCATCTTTTTAGATTATGGTACGCAGGCTGCCTTAAAAGGCATTCATGAACGGGCAGAAAAATATAAATATCGTACACGAAGTGATATGGCAGAAGGCTGTATCGAAGGAATCGATCAAATCTTTTTACAATATGTGGCCTTTTTTGATGACAAGGCCCGTAAAATCAAGGCATATATTAATCAATTTAAAGAAGATAAAAATGTCTTAATCTTTCAATCACGTCAAGAATTAATGACGTGGTTTAACCGTCACTAG